A single genomic interval of Aureliella helgolandensis harbors:
- a CDS encoding efflux RND transporter periplasmic adaptor subunit, whose protein sequence is MKSMLSQISGKGLQAGIGAAILVLAVFTYPRWWPTASAWIDHTLSSHREAPDESTSPAPSNTTGASAAPVSIELSAQARNNLGLTDAYLRPLEATTYRRSLMVPAVIASRPGRSEILVASPLNGIVTHVHAVTGEAVMPGDLLFEVRLTYEDLVETQTLYLQSLSELIVEEREITRLEEATRSGAISGKSLLDRRYAKEKLEALLRSQREALRLHGLSDRQIDNIGIDGKLMRDLQVVAPNIDEHSEDEELRLSQKPMRQVAFNSGIRMVSRQPVSQHPLIIEDLRVSKGEAVVAGAKLCSLSDYTDLFIEGKAFEQDAEAINHALEQGWTVEGVLQSSNGLQIIGGLKLAFVNNSIDDISRTLSFFVELPNSVVRDETNSAGQRHIAWQYRVGQRLQVRVPVEEWENQIVVPVEAVVQDGADWIVFQRNGKSFRRVPVHVRHRDQTSAVIANDGSIFPGEVIALKAAHQILMAIKNQSGAGADPHAGHSH, encoded by the coding sequence ATGAAATCAATGTTGTCCCAAATATCGGGGAAAGGTCTGCAAGCCGGAATAGGTGCCGCAATTCTGGTACTTGCCGTCTTCACCTACCCACGCTGGTGGCCCACAGCTTCGGCTTGGATCGACCACACGCTAAGCTCGCATCGGGAGGCTCCCGACGAATCCACATCGCCAGCCCCCTCGAATACAACCGGAGCAAGTGCCGCACCTGTCTCGATCGAGTTATCCGCGCAAGCTCGCAACAACTTAGGTCTAACAGACGCTTACTTGCGTCCGCTGGAAGCAACAACCTATCGACGCTCCCTGATGGTACCTGCCGTTATTGCTTCTCGCCCAGGCCGCTCCGAGATCCTCGTGGCTTCACCACTCAATGGTATTGTCACTCATGTGCATGCCGTAACTGGGGAAGCAGTAATGCCTGGGGACCTACTCTTCGAAGTTAGGTTGACCTATGAAGATCTTGTAGAAACTCAAACGCTGTATCTACAATCGCTGAGCGAACTTATCGTGGAAGAACGCGAGATCACGCGGCTCGAAGAAGCAACCCGCTCAGGCGCAATCTCCGGAAAATCGCTACTGGACCGCCGCTATGCCAAGGAAAAACTAGAGGCTCTACTTCGTTCCCAACGAGAGGCGCTTCGCTTGCATGGCCTCTCCGACCGCCAAATCGATAACATCGGGATCGATGGAAAACTAATGCGTGACCTGCAAGTCGTCGCCCCCAACATCGACGAGCACAGTGAAGATGAAGAGCTGCGTCTATCCCAAAAACCGATGCGACAAGTAGCGTTCAATTCAGGAATTCGAATGGTTTCCCGGCAGCCGGTGAGCCAACACCCCCTGATCATCGAAGACCTTCGCGTTAGTAAGGGAGAAGCGGTCGTCGCGGGTGCAAAACTTTGTTCACTCTCTGACTACACCGACTTATTCATCGAAGGCAAGGCATTTGAGCAGGATGCCGAAGCGATCAACCACGCCCTGGAGCAGGGCTGGACTGTCGAAGGAGTCCTACAGAGTTCAAATGGGTTGCAGATTATCGGCGGATTGAAACTCGCCTTCGTCAACAATTCCATTGATGACATTTCTCGGACACTATCATTCTTTGTCGAGCTCCCTAACTCCGTAGTTAGAGACGAAACCAACTCCGCTGGACAACGCCATATCGCATGGCAGTACCGCGTCGGGCAGCGTCTACAAGTGCGAGTCCCGGTCGAGGAATGGGAAAATCAAATTGTGGTTCCCGTTGAAGCCGTGGTCCAGGATGGTGCCGATTGGATCGTCTTCCAACGAAATGGAAAGAGCTTTCGTCGAGTTCCCGTGCACGTCCGACATCGCGATCAAACCTCTGCCGTTATTGCTAACGATGGTTCCATCTTTCCTGGAGAGGTGATCGCTCTCAAAGCGGCTCACCAGATTTTGATGGCCATCAAAAATCAATCTGGCGCAGGCGCCGACCCACACGCTGGCCATAGCCACTAG